From Electrophorus electricus isolate fEleEle1 chromosome 8, fEleEle1.pri, whole genome shotgun sequence, the proteins below share one genomic window:
- the bmf2 gene encoding BCL2 modifying factor 2 isoform X2, which translates to MEDEEEGLSLLSLFHGRSLTTTPVEDRTTLDRTTGPPTDSAVQSSAVVAGMPLLQTTPRCRVMASGPDAAPPSGRARPLQRSLHGAVGLGLVSTPTTTTEETRALLHSDPEFGAHFLTVSEPPHATAEEDEEEEEVGMPEERDEEARPGASVEVQIGRKLREIGDQFHEEHLQLFLQYQRAQLPGWWHIAMTLYNFLFPVEEIGPGGGQR; encoded by the exons atggaggatgaggaggaaggcTTGTCTCTGCTGTCCCTTTTCCATGGAAGGTCACTCACTACCACGCCTGTTGAGGACAGAACTACTCTGGACCGAACGACAGGACCCCCTACTGACAGTGCAGTGCAGAGCTCTGCTGTCGTAGCAGGCATGCCCCTGCTACAGACCACGCCGCGCTGCAGGGTCATGGCCTCTGGGCCAGACGCAGCTCCCCCTAGTGGCAGGGCCAGGCCACTTCAGCGGTCCCTACATGGAGCcgtggggttggggttagtgtcCACGCCTACTACAACCACGGAAGAGACGAGAGCATTGCTGCACA GTGACCCTGAGTTTGGTGCGCACTTCCTGACTGTGTCGGAACCACCACATGCCAcagcagaggaggatgaggaggaggaagaagtgGGAATGCCCgaggagagagatgaagaagCGCGGCCAGGAGCGAGTGTGGAGGTGCAGATCGGACGGAAGCTGCGTGAGATCGGCGATCAGTTTCACGAGGAGCATCTACAgttg TTCCTGCAGTATCAGAGGGCCCAGTTGCCGGGTTGGTGGCACATAGCAATGACACTCTACAATTTCCTGTTTCCAGTGGAAGAGATTGGACCTGGTGGGGGTCAAAGGTGA
- the bmf2 gene encoding BCL2 modifying factor 2 isoform X1 — translation MEDEEEGLSLLSLFHGRSLTTTPVEDRTTLDRTTGPPTDSAVQSSAVVAGMPLLQTTPRCRVMASGPDAAPPSGRARPLQRSLHGAVGLGLVSTPTTTTEETRALLHSLIFFPEGDPEFGAHFLTVSEPPHATAEEDEEEEEVGMPEERDEEARPGASVEVQIGRKLREIGDQFHEEHLQLFLQYQRAQLPGWWHIAMTLYNFLFPVEEIGPGGGQR, via the exons atggaggatgaggaggaaggcTTGTCTCTGCTGTCCCTTTTCCATGGAAGGTCACTCACTACCACGCCTGTTGAGGACAGAACTACTCTGGACCGAACGACAGGACCCCCTACTGACAGTGCAGTGCAGAGCTCTGCTGTCGTAGCAGGCATGCCCCTGCTACAGACCACGCCGCGCTGCAGGGTCATGGCCTCTGGGCCAGACGCAGCTCCCCCTAGTGGCAGGGCCAGGCCACTTCAGCGGTCCCTACATGGAGCcgtggggttggggttagtgtcCACGCCTACTACAACCACGGAAGAGACGAGAGCATTGCTGCACA GTTTGATTTTCTTCCCTGAAGGTGACCCTGAGTTTGGTGCGCACTTCCTGACTGTGTCGGAACCACCACATGCCAcagcagaggaggatgaggaggaggaagaagtgGGAATGCCCgaggagagagatgaagaagCGCGGCCAGGAGCGAGTGTGGAGGTGCAGATCGGACGGAAGCTGCGTGAGATCGGCGATCAGTTTCACGAGGAGCATCTACAgttg TTCCTGCAGTATCAGAGGGCCCAGTTGCCGGGTTGGTGGCACATAGCAATGACACTCTACAATTTCCTGTTTCCAGTGGAAGAGATTGGACCTGGTGGGGGTCAAAGGTGA